In the Marinomonas algicola genome, one interval contains:
- a CDS encoding sigma-54-dependent transcriptional regulator produces the protein MSEVQLLIVEDDKALAEALEDTLMLENYECKVAYNAEDAIVMLKHRPFDMVISDINLPGVDGYHLLKHVVDHYPDMPIMLMTAYGDISKAVEAMRDGAVDYLLKPFQANELVSVVMKHTKRKSSGKNNQPIAIDKASISLLNLAKRVAKTDSTVLISGESGTGKEVLASFIHQNSTRADEPFVALNCAAIPENMLEALLFGYEKGAYTGAVTSQAGKFEQANGGTILLDEITEMDIGLQAKLLRVIQENEVERLGGKKPIPLNIRILATTNRDLAEYVKEGGFREDLYYRLNVFPLKWPPIRERKADILPIAKMMLEKYALKMRIPQPVMTLEAQSKLESHPWPGNVRELENVIQRALILSMDDKIEAPQIVFDAISADDLSENEDIDDNAASILGQGVQQHEFRIIAQALIDSNGKRKEVAEKLGISPRTLRYKIAKMRECGLEVD, from the coding sequence ATGTCAGAAGTGCAATTATTAATAGTTGAAGACGATAAAGCGTTAGCGGAAGCCTTAGAAGATACGTTAATGCTAGAGAATTATGAGTGCAAAGTGGCTTACAATGCTGAAGATGCTATCGTTATGCTCAAGCATAGACCGTTTGATATGGTGATATCAGACATTAATTTACCAGGTGTTGATGGCTATCATTTACTTAAACACGTAGTGGATCATTACCCTGATATGCCTATTATGCTTATGACGGCTTATGGCGACATATCCAAAGCGGTAGAGGCCATGAGAGACGGTGCTGTAGACTATTTGTTAAAGCCTTTTCAAGCCAATGAGCTTGTGTCTGTCGTAATGAAGCATACGAAAAGAAAATCGAGTGGAAAAAACAATCAACCAATAGCGATTGATAAAGCCAGTATTAGTTTACTTAACCTTGCTAAGCGCGTTGCTAAAACGGATTCAACCGTTTTAATCAGTGGTGAAAGTGGGACAGGGAAGGAGGTTTTAGCCAGTTTTATACATCAAAACTCTACTCGAGCTGATGAGCCTTTTGTCGCCTTAAATTGTGCCGCTATCCCTGAAAATATGCTCGAAGCGCTTTTATTTGGTTATGAAAAAGGCGCGTACACTGGTGCGGTGACTTCCCAAGCAGGAAAGTTTGAACAAGCAAATGGAGGAACCATTTTACTTGATGAAATTACGGAAATGGATATCGGCTTGCAGGCTAAGCTTTTACGCGTTATTCAAGAAAATGAGGTTGAAAGGTTGGGAGGCAAAAAGCCTATTCCTTTGAATATTCGGATTTTGGCCACCACAAACCGAGATCTTGCTGAATACGTTAAAGAAGGCGGTTTCCGGGAAGATCTGTACTACAGATTAAATGTCTTTCCTCTGAAATGGCCACCAATTAGAGAGCGTAAAGCCGATATTTTGCCTATTGCCAAAATGATGTTAGAAAAATACGCGTTGAAAATGCGTATACCACAGCCGGTTATGACTCTTGAAGCGCAAAGTAAACTCGAGTCACACCCATGGCCAGGTAACGTTAGGGAATTAGAAAATGTCATTCAGCGAGCGTTAATTTTATCAATGGATGATAAGATAGAAGCGCCACAGATTGTTTTTGATGCTATTAGCGCGGATGACTTGTCTGAGAACGAAGATATAGACGATAATGCGGCGTCAATTCTTGGGCAAGGTGTACAACAACATGAATTCAGAATTATTGCTCAAGCGTTAATCGACAGTAACGGAAAAAGAAAAGAGGTGGCTGAGAAACTGGGTATTAGCCCAAGAACATTACGGTATAAAATTGCAAAAATGAGAGAGTGCGGTTTAGAAGTTGATTGA
- a CDS encoding helix-turn-helix domain-containing protein, whose product MKALIYGLTASEERDVTLLLNFIGVGIIAGDNIADDPNFVIIGSLNDFYINSLIPVICLRSSDEVNLSAPTSWYLPLPWQYEELKPILQKISRLSKLPAINAVDLNLHVKRLESLLIRQALLVANGVVSKAAQNLQIQRTTLIEKMRRYNIDKSEF is encoded by the coding sequence ATGAAAGCACTAATTTATGGCTTAACAGCGTCTGAAGAGCGTGATGTCACTTTATTATTAAATTTTATTGGAGTGGGTATTATTGCCGGTGATAACATTGCCGATGATCCTAATTTTGTAATCATAGGATCGTTAAATGATTTTTATATCAACTCCTTAATTCCCGTTATTTGCTTGCGGTCTTCTGATGAGGTTAATTTGTCAGCGCCTACGTCTTGGTATTTACCTCTTCCTTGGCAATATGAAGAGCTGAAGCCCATTCTGCAAAAAATATCACGATTATCTAAATTACCTGCGATAAATGCGGTTGATTTAAACTTGCATGTTAAGCGGCTTGAATCACTTCTTATTCGACAGGCTCTTTTAGTCGCAAACGGAGTCGTTTCTAAAGCGGCCCAAAACCTGCAGATACAACGTACAACTTTGATTGAAAAAATGCGACGTTACAATATTGATAAATCGGAGTTTTAG
- the bioF gene encoding 8-amino-7-oxononanoate synthase gives MFDLPDWMNESLVDRQQANLIRKSVVLDGPQTPHTVIDGKPYVAFCSNDYLGLANHPVLKKSLKCAVDDYGVGSGASHLVVGHSFAHQKLEEDIAQWLGYEKVMLFSAGYMANLGAVTALGHKTREVIGDKLNHASLVDGAKLSESRLRRYVHNDVAGCERLLKNASVGSLLVTDGVFSMDGDMAPLRELAALADQYKALLMVDDAHGIGCMGDSGRGCLGVSSLSSIEVPILMGTFGKAIGTAGAFIATTSDIGEYLTQFARPYIYTTAMSPAVAQVTSASIRLLQSSEGGELRGKLAENIRYFRQKMQAYSLELMPSSTAIQPILVGESSVALTMSEQLKSRGVWCTAIRPPTVPIGLARLRITLSASHSLQDIDMLVYALERSLPNQ, from the coding sequence ATGTTTGATTTACCTGATTGGATGAATGAGTCGCTTGTTGATCGACAGCAAGCGAATCTAATTCGAAAATCAGTCGTTCTCGACGGACCGCAAACACCTCATACCGTGATTGACGGTAAGCCTTATGTTGCTTTTTGCTCAAATGATTACCTAGGATTAGCAAATCACCCCGTACTAAAGAAATCCCTCAAATGCGCCGTTGATGACTATGGCGTTGGTAGTGGTGCATCGCATCTTGTTGTTGGTCATTCTTTTGCTCATCAAAAGCTTGAAGAAGATATTGCTCAATGGCTAGGCTATGAAAAGGTCATGTTATTCAGTGCCGGTTATATGGCTAATTTGGGTGCTGTTACCGCATTAGGCCATAAAACGAGAGAGGTAATCGGTGATAAGTTGAATCACGCTTCTCTTGTTGATGGAGCAAAACTATCAGAGAGTCGTTTACGTCGTTATGTTCATAATGATGTTGCTGGCTGTGAACGGCTATTAAAAAACGCCTCTGTGGGGTCGCTGCTGGTAACGGATGGTGTATTTAGTATGGACGGTGATATGGCACCGTTACGTGAATTGGCGGCCCTAGCAGATCAATACAAGGCGTTATTAATGGTTGATGATGCTCATGGTATTGGGTGTATGGGAGACTCAGGCAGAGGGTGTTTAGGTGTTTCTAGTTTATCGTCAATAGAGGTTCCTATCTTAATGGGAACTTTTGGTAAGGCGATTGGAACGGCGGGTGCATTTATAGCAACCACTAGTGATATTGGCGAATACCTTACTCAATTTGCTCGCCCATATATTTATACGACCGCGATGTCTCCTGCTGTGGCTCAAGTGACTTCGGCAAGTATTCGTTTACTTCAGTCATCGGAAGGGGGTGAATTACGTGGTAAATTGGCGGAAAATATTCGTTACTTCCGGCAAAAAATGCAAGCCTATTCCTTAGAATTAATGCCATCATCTACGGCTATACAGCCAATTTTAGTCGGCGAAAGTTCGGTTGCATTAACAATGAGTGAGCAATTGAAGTCCAGGGGCGTTTGGTGTACGGCAATTCGGCCTCCGACAGTGCCTATCGGCCTAGCGCGCTTGCGTATTACCTTATCTGCCTCACATAGTTTGCAAGATATTGATATGTTAGTCTATGCACTAGAGCGTTCTTTGCCAAATCAGTAA
- the bioD gene encoding dethiobiotin synthase, with the protein MKNSKKRFFVTGTDTDAGKTYVTVGLLKAAARRDIKSFGLKPIAAGAAQVDDELVNDDALMIQKASSVNMHYSQVNPIVFEPAIAPHIAAQRESKLITVSRLDGFIKGSLLTPHDFALIEGAGGWKVPLNDRELMSDLAKSLGLPVILVVNMKLGCINHTLLTIESIKNDGLALSGWIANSAQGAMSCYKENLQTLKALVDAPFLGELDYYQTYESSDARFDLILDAVLS; encoded by the coding sequence ATGAAAAATAGTAAAAAACGTTTTTTTGTAACGGGTACAGATACGGATGCGGGTAAAACCTATGTTACGGTTGGTCTTTTAAAGGCGGCGGCGCGAAGGGATATTAAAAGTTTTGGATTAAAGCCAATTGCCGCGGGCGCAGCCCAAGTCGATGATGAACTCGTAAATGATGATGCTTTAATGATTCAAAAAGCGTCTTCAGTGAATATGCACTACTCTCAAGTAAATCCCATTGTCTTTGAGCCGGCAATTGCACCTCATATTGCGGCTCAAAGAGAGAGTAAGCTAATTACAGTGAGTCGTCTGGATGGTTTTATAAAGGGATCTTTATTGACCCCCCATGACTTCGCTTTAATCGAGGGCGCTGGAGGCTGGAAAGTGCCATTAAATGATAGGGAGTTGATGTCTGATTTAGCGAAATCGTTAGGTTTGCCTGTGATCCTAGTTGTAAATATGAAATTAGGCTGCATTAATCATACATTGTTAACAATTGAGTCTATAAAAAATGATGGCTTAGCTCTCTCTGGATGGATTGCTAACAGCGCTCAGGGTGCCATGTCTTGTTATAAAGAAAATCTGCAAACATTAAAGGCACTAGTTGATGCACCGTTTTTAGGTGAATTGGACTATTATCAAACTTATGAGTCATCTGATGCTAGGTTTGATTTAATTTTGGACGCTGTTTTGTCGTAG
- the fliE gene encoding flagellar hook-basal body complex protein FliE, with amino-acid sequence MVTNRPDINQVLSQMRDMRSQIQQPASITNPINKVGDIAGVENGIERADFSAMLKNAVDNVNTLQAESKNLAQSYERGVEGVDLPQVMIGLQKSSVSFEAMTQVRNKLVDAYEKIMNMPI; translated from the coding sequence ATGGTCACAAACAGGCCAGACATAAATCAGGTTTTGTCTCAAATGAGAGACATGCGCTCACAAATTCAACAACCCGCGTCAATTACTAACCCTATAAATAAAGTAGGGGACATCGCCGGTGTTGAAAATGGTATTGAGCGGGCTGACTTTTCGGCAATGCTGAAAAATGCAGTCGATAATGTAAATACTCTACAAGCTGAGTCGAAAAATTTGGCTCAGTCTTATGAGCGAGGGGTTGAAGGTGTAGACCTACCTCAAGTAATGATCGGTCTTCAAAAGTCGAGTGTTTCTTTTGAAGCGATGACTCAAGTCAGAAATAAGCTTGTTGATGCATACGAAAAAATTATGAACATGCCTATTTAA
- a CDS encoding sensor histidine kinase: protein MTKDEEIAVLKAAFDEFLLSSEVLANSYNDLQKQAEVLSERLAFAEQEKAKEEKKNQLLLRQFQQLFESMPVGVLLLSSDGMIVMANSAASQLFSSPLVGESWSKVVSESFSPKQDDGYEVSMVSGRRVRVETSSLGDVPGQLVVFVDLTETHKLQKQLAHHERLSNMGTMVAALAHQIRTPLSTATLYAGHLQKENISLENRLKFSVKLMGRLQHMERQIRDMLVFSKSDVRLDSKLNVLVFLKEFNAAAIEVCQQKNAQLEFDLPKLLPEYLLQCNKDTLIGALLNLINNGIDAQDEGGVVKVKIEIKDAFLSIYCIDSGVGMSPDLLQKIHQGFITTKQNGTGLGIMVVKAISRAHHGQFELFSELGQGTTALVRLPLIRV from the coding sequence GTGACAAAAGATGAAGAAATAGCCGTTTTAAAAGCGGCTTTTGATGAGTTTTTGTTGTCATCAGAAGTCTTGGCCAATTCCTATAATGATTTGCAGAAGCAAGCTGAGGTTCTATCTGAACGATTGGCGTTTGCAGAGCAGGAGAAGGCCAAAGAAGAGAAAAAGAATCAATTATTACTGCGCCAATTCCAACAGCTGTTTGAATCTATGCCTGTAGGCGTTCTGTTGCTGAGTTCTGATGGCATGATTGTGATGGCTAATAGTGCCGCATCGCAACTCTTTTCCTCTCCACTAGTTGGGGAGTCCTGGTCAAAAGTCGTCTCTGAAAGTTTTTCCCCTAAACAGGATGATGGTTATGAAGTTTCTATGGTTAGTGGGAGGCGTGTTCGTGTTGAAACATCATCTCTTGGTGATGTTCCAGGTCAACTGGTCGTATTTGTTGATCTCACAGAAACGCATAAACTGCAAAAGCAACTGGCTCATCATGAAAGGTTGTCAAACATGGGAACCATGGTTGCCGCTTTAGCTCACCAGATAAGGACACCTCTTTCGACAGCGACGTTATATGCAGGACATTTACAGAAAGAGAATATAAGTCTAGAAAATAGGTTGAAGTTCTCGGTTAAGCTAATGGGACGATTGCAGCATATGGAAAGGCAAATCAGAGATATGTTGGTCTTTTCTAAAAGCGACGTTCGTTTAGACTCAAAGCTTAATGTGCTCGTGTTTTTAAAAGAGTTTAATGCGGCTGCCATTGAGGTTTGCCAGCAAAAGAATGCCCAATTAGAGTTTGATCTGCCTAAACTATTACCGGAATATCTTTTACAATGTAATAAAGATACCTTGATAGGCGCATTATTGAATTTAATTAATAATGGTATTGATGCACAAGATGAAGGTGGCGTTGTTAAAGTAAAAATAGAGATTAAAGACGCGTTTTTGAGTATTTATTGTATTGACTCCGGGGTAGGCATGTCTCCTGATTTGTTACAAAAAATACATCAGGGGTTCATTACGACTAAACAAAATGGAACGGGGTTAGGGATTATGGTGGTGAAAGCCATATCAAGGGCCCATCATGGTCAATTTGAACTCTTTAGTGAGTTAGGGCAAGGGACAACCGCATTGGTTCGTCTGCCATTAATAAGGGTATAA
- a CDS encoding alpha/beta fold hydrolase: MRFQLEYSCLGERSNQAIFMIPGWGMPKESMLPFAEALSEKFYIVLVDLPGITSNSDSLQLTRLGMNYDIDVLTEQFLEIAPDSSWWIGWSLGGMIATYVAARRSSRVKGLITFSSSPCFVRQDEWPTGMDESSFNNFAKLVHESPDTALRRFIALQSKGANDSRVLQKQLIEYVNPEAFNGLALDGGLRLLKNLDVRREFALLDCPNLHIYGKQDALVPYDVLSELDQISGKQRVEVIDGCSHQPFLEKVEKSKDLIEQFIYGV; encoded by the coding sequence ATGCGATTTCAATTAGAGTACAGTTGTCTTGGCGAGCGTAGCAATCAGGCTATTTTTATGATTCCAGGTTGGGGCATGCCAAAGGAGAGCATGTTGCCATTTGCTGAGGCCTTAAGTGAAAAATTTTATATAGTGTTGGTGGATTTACCGGGTATTACGTCGAATAGCGACAGTTTGCAGTTGACTCGTTTAGGCATGAATTACGATATCGATGTATTGACTGAGCAATTTTTGGAAATTGCTCCTGATTCAAGTTGGTGGATCGGATGGTCTTTAGGTGGAATGATTGCCACTTACGTTGCGGCAAGACGTTCAAGTCGTGTTAAAGGTTTGATTACGTTTTCTTCTTCCCCTTGTTTTGTGAGGCAAGATGAGTGGCCTACAGGAATGGATGAATCATCGTTTAACAATTTTGCAAAACTGGTGCATGAATCTCCTGATACGGCTCTGAGGCGGTTTATTGCTTTGCAATCTAAAGGGGCTAATGACTCTCGAGTGTTGCAGAAGCAGCTAATAGAATATGTAAATCCTGAGGCGTTCAATGGTTTGGCGTTGGATGGAGGTTTACGGTTACTCAAAAATTTGGACGTTCGTAGAGAGTTTGCCTTACTCGATTGCCCAAATTTACATATCTATGGAAAACAAGATGCGTTGGTGCCCTATGACGTTTTGTCTGAGTTAGATCAGATAAGTGGAAAGCAGCGTGTTGAAGTAATTGATGGGTGTTCTCATCAACCTTTTTTAGAAAAAGTAGAAAAGAGCAAAGACTTAATTGAACAGTTTATTTATGGCGTCTAA
- the bioC gene encoding malonyl-ACP O-methyltransferase BioC, with amino-acid sequence MNSLFMASNPSTLYKQQLAKSFGRAAVTYDQHAGFQHQVLASLISMLPKSSFRRTADLGCGTGNALPALITMSDELMALDLSVEMLNVAREKTPNATFICADAEHLPFPSDSVDLFFSSLAIQWTTSHFSLFKEINRALEKGGYWCFSTLCDGSMQEIADSWEKVDGRLHSNQYPHFEEILANLVPSGFVIEDQKCTVITMHFDSVQSAVYSVKKVGASVITDSAHKSYVTPSIWREFVGSYHALHDGIGIPLSYSVAYVVARKV; translated from the coding sequence TTGAACAGTTTATTTATGGCGTCTAACCCTTCTACTCTCTATAAGCAGCAGCTAGCGAAGAGTTTTGGTCGAGCGGCTGTTACTTATGATCAGCATGCGGGTTTTCAGCATCAGGTATTAGCTTCCTTGATTTCAATGTTGCCTAAAAGTAGTTTTAGGCGAACCGCTGATTTAGGGTGTGGTACGGGTAATGCGTTGCCGGCTCTAATAACGATGTCAGATGAATTAATGGCGCTTGATTTGTCTGTTGAAATGCTCAATGTAGCACGCGAAAAAACGCCTAATGCGACTTTTATCTGTGCTGATGCAGAGCATCTTCCTTTTCCTTCCGACTCTGTTGATTTGTTTTTCTCCAGTCTAGCGATTCAATGGACCACGTCTCATTTCTCTTTGTTTAAAGAAATCAATCGCGCCTTAGAAAAAGGGGGGTATTGGTGCTTTTCCACTTTATGTGATGGTTCAATGCAGGAAATAGCCGATTCTTGGGAAAAGGTTGATGGCAGACTTCATAGTAATCAATATCCCCACTTTGAAGAAATACTTGCCAACTTGGTGCCGTCTGGCTTTGTGATTGAAGATCAAAAATGCACCGTTATTACAATGCATTTTGACTCAGTGCAGAGTGCGGTTTATTCCGTCAAAAAAGTGGGCGCAAGTGTCATTACCGATTCTGCCCATAAATCTTATGTAACCCCTTCTATTTGGCGGGAGTTTGTTGGTTCATATCATGCTTTACATGATGGTATTGGGATTCCTTTGAGTTATAGCGTGGCTTATGTTGTCGCAAGAAAGGTTTAA